A single genomic interval of Asterias amurensis chromosome 1, ASM3211899v1 harbors:
- the LOC139943163 gene encoding uncharacterized protein translates to MRLIQSVCVVDLQVPTHVYPVIHRPSTQHRNACNSRMSTHPKCCVRDLQVSTIYQSSIDHLHNIEMRAILFDEYPSKVFVSETCKCLPSLPSHPSTIYTTQKCL, encoded by the exons ATGAGACTCATCCAAAGTGTTTGTGTAGTAGACCTGCAAGTGCCTACCCATGTCTACCCAGTCATCCATCGACCATCTACACAACATAG AAATGCGTGTAATTCTCGGATGAGTACCCATCCAAAGTGTTGTGTCAGAGACCTGCAAGTGTCTACCATCTACCAATCCTCCATTGACCATCTACACAACATAG AAATGCGTGCCATTTTGTTCGATGAGTACCCATCCAAAGTGTTTGTGTCAGAGACCTGCAAGTGCCTACCCAGTCTACCCAGTCATCCATCGACCATCTACACAACACAG AAATGCCTGTAA